The following proteins come from a genomic window of Lachnoclostridium phytofermentans ISDg:
- a CDS encoding sensor histidine kinase, with amino-acid sequence MKNLNRNTRNIYTRLIITYMLVLIGIIVAMEFYIIANFHKEARFNDLENMKSMNQDVYEYLEETASIAEDIHHSLYLNRQQLQDVIWLLDLSLEEYYNKKLGYYTDNKGVDFMGVNSFMSEAISRYSNIKNIALISIKNSVMHKYEVDGSLRNAVYELQRDMLNEKTLVIDDSIIFQNIIQDPSTFKTIGYIQVAFDKSGSAKFEKRYNKVKMLVYLDSGDILYTTEKEKFQDVDVASIVEKGNFESSYGVKYYRQHKKDINYITYIDNKEFGIIPIADYIMFVLVGLLLLFIGSNIVNWRLRKLTTRLNKILAGMEKAMEGDLNIQLEVGHEDELDIISEYFNEMCCNLDSYIQKSYIAQIEQKTAEMQALQSQINPHFLYNTLEAIRMQAICNDDKEVGKMLYGLSVVFRSQIKEDNIITLAKEVYYCKKYVELFEFRYKNKFKFELNFPEIYIQVPIIKFIIQPIIENYFVHGIRLEDENNTLSINIYEAKNDLIIEIKDNGKGMAEDQILDKLNEMNHGGNSQGSIGLLNVHRRMVATYGNDYGLGIRQNNPNGLIVTIKIPFRGESNV; translated from the coding sequence GTGAAAAATTTGAATCGAAACACAAGAAATATATATACGAGACTTATTATAACGTACATGTTAGTACTGATAGGTATCATTGTAGCTATGGAATTTTATATCATTGCTAATTTTCATAAAGAAGCGCGGTTTAATGATTTAGAGAATATGAAAAGTATGAACCAGGATGTGTATGAATACCTCGAAGAAACTGCTTCCATTGCAGAGGATATACACCATAGTCTATATCTAAACAGACAGCAACTACAAGATGTTATATGGTTATTAGATTTATCTTTAGAAGAATATTACAATAAAAAGTTAGGGTACTATACGGATAATAAAGGAGTTGATTTCATGGGAGTCAATTCATTTATGAGTGAGGCCATATCAAGATATTCTAATATAAAAAACATAGCATTAATAAGTATCAAGAATAGTGTCATGCATAAGTATGAGGTAGATGGTAGCTTAAGAAATGCTGTGTATGAATTGCAACGAGATATGCTTAATGAAAAAACGTTGGTTATTGATGACAGTATCATTTTCCAAAATATTATTCAAGATCCCAGCACCTTTAAAACAATAGGTTATATTCAAGTAGCATTTGATAAGAGTGGTTCTGCAAAATTTGAAAAGCGTTACAACAAAGTAAAAATGTTAGTATATTTGGACTCTGGCGATATCTTATATACTACAGAAAAAGAAAAATTTCAAGATGTTGATGTTGCATCAATTGTAGAAAAGGGCAATTTTGAGTCTTCCTACGGTGTTAAATACTATCGTCAGCATAAAAAGGATATTAATTATATTACCTATATTGATAACAAAGAATTCGGCATCATACCAATTGCTGATTACATCATGTTCGTCTTAGTGGGGCTTTTATTGTTGTTTATTGGCAGTAATATCGTTAATTGGCGTCTTAGAAAGCTTACCACAAGGTTGAATAAAATATTAGCCGGTATGGAAAAAGCTATGGAAGGTGATCTAAATATTCAGCTAGAAGTTGGGCATGAAGATGAGCTTGATATTATCTCTGAATATTTTAATGAAATGTGCTGTAATCTTGATTCTTATATACAGAAGAGCTACATCGCACAAATAGAACAAAAAACCGCGGAAATGCAGGCCTTGCAAAGCCAAATTAATCCTCACTTCTTATATAACACTCTAGAAGCTATTCGTATGCAAGCAATCTGTAATGATGATAAAGAAGTAGGAAAGATGCTGTATGGTCTGTCAGTGGTATTTCGAAGTCAAATAAAAGAGGATAACATAATCACATTAGCAAAGGAAGTTTATTACTGTAAAAAGTATGTAGAACTTTTTGAATTCAGATACAAAAATAAATTTAAATTTGAATTAAATTTTCCCGAAATTTACATACAGGTTCCAATCATAAAATTCATCATTCAGCCTATTATAGAAAATTATTTTGTTCATGGCATTAGACTAGAGGATGAAAATAATACATTAAGTATCAATATATATGAGGCTAAGAATGATTTAATCATTGAAATTAAAGATAATGGCAAGGGAATGGCGGAGGATCAAATACTTGATAAGCTAAATGAAATGAATCACGGGGGGAATAGCCAGGGGTCAATTGGTTTATTAAATGTTCATCGTCGTATGGTAGCTACTTACGGCAATGATTATGGTCTAGGAATTAGACAGAATAATCCAAATGGATTGATTGTAACAATAAAAATTCCATTTAGGGGGGAATCTAATGTATAA
- a CDS encoding carbohydrate ABC transporter permease: protein MRKKEKDFEETPIKYNCIKPATNVIFSAIFFLLAVLCVVPTIFIVILSFSSSKSIAQVGYSFIPVEWSLEAYEYLWNNFDMISRAFGVSIFVTISGVIIGLLLTTSMAYSLSRSNFKLKGFFTWVVFIPMVFGGGLVSTYNIYTSVLGLKDSIWVLILPMAVSSFHVVICKTFFKTTIPQSILESAEIDGASQFRIYFQMVLPISKPLLATIGLLLTFGYWNDWWLSLMYIDNKKLYSLQAVLMSVERNIEFLANNADGLSVSAAEYAMKMPKEPMRMAMAVVIVIPIACAYPFFQKYFVTGLTVGSVKE, encoded by the coding sequence ATGAGAAAGAAAGAAAAAGATTTTGAAGAAACTCCTATCAAATATAATTGTATCAAACCTGCTACAAACGTTATATTCAGCGCGATTTTCTTCCTATTAGCTGTTCTATGTGTTGTGCCGACAATTTTTATCGTAATCCTATCTTTTTCGAGTTCAAAAAGTATAGCCCAAGTGGGGTACTCCTTCATTCCAGTTGAATGGTCCTTGGAGGCCTATGAATATTTATGGAATAATTTTGATATGATTAGCAGAGCATTTGGGGTTTCTATTTTTGTAACCATATCAGGTGTTATTATCGGACTTTTACTTACAACATCAATGGCTTATTCCTTATCAAGAAGTAATTTTAAGTTAAAAGGATTTTTTACCTGGGTGGTATTTATCCCAATGGTATTCGGAGGCGGTTTAGTTTCCACTTATAATATTTATACATCAGTACTGGGATTAAAGGATTCTATTTGGGTTCTTATTTTGCCTATGGCGGTATCTTCTTTTCATGTTGTAATCTGTAAAACATTTTTTAAGACGACGATTCCGCAGTCCATCCTAGAATCTGCTGAGATCGATGGAGCTTCACAATTTAGAATATATTTTCAGATGGTACTGCCAATTTCGAAACCCCTACTTGCAACCATTGGTTTATTATTAACCTTTGGCTATTGGAATGATTGGTGGTTATCCCTTATGTACATAGATAATAAAAAGCTGTATTCCCTGCAAGCTGTATTAATGAGCGTAGAACGAAACATTGAGTTTCTTGCAAATAATGCAGATGGGTTAAGTGTATCTGCTGCAGAATATGCAATGAAGATGCCAAAAGAACCTATGCGTATGGCTATGGCAGTAGTCATCGTTATACCAATTGCGTGTGCATATCCATTCTTCCAAAAGTACTTTGTAACAGGTTTAACGGTAGGTTCTGTAAAAGAATAA
- a CDS encoding glycoside hydrolase family 125 protein codes for METSKAIEELFETVKQKLTGMEKVYMAFEKCFLNTITTTVKRLDDGSSYVITGDIPAMWLRDSTCQIRPYLVLANKDLAIAQMIKGLIHRQFKYIRLDPYANAFNESANGHCWEQDECGMGPWVWERKYEIDSLCFPIQLAWLYWKTTGDTTHFDKNFKNAIKVIMHTWKLEQNHEGKSQYHFIRKNTFFKDTLSREGKGALVKPNIGLTWSGFRPSDDACTYGYLIPSNMFATVVLNYVEEIATEVLKDDSIAKEALLLRKEIGDGIENYGIVNTEEFGRIYAYETDGYGQYNLMDDANVPSLLSIPYIGYVGKEEEVANNTRRFILSHSNPYYFEGKMLSGIGSAHTLSNYVWHIAVAMEGLTSEKVEDKLQCINRIMNTLGEDLLMHEGIYADDAVIYTREWFAWANSLFAELVLDFCGIKAGI; via the coding sequence ATGGAAACTTCAAAAGCGATAGAAGAATTATTTGAGACGGTAAAACAGAAATTAACGGGTATGGAAAAAGTATATATGGCATTTGAAAAATGTTTTCTCAATACAATCACCACTACAGTTAAAAGGTTAGACGATGGTTCTTCCTATGTAATTACAGGTGATATTCCTGCTATGTGGCTTAGAGATTCCACTTGTCAAATCCGCCCGTATCTAGTATTAGCAAATAAAGATTTAGCGATAGCTCAGATGATAAAGGGGCTAATTCATAGGCAATTTAAATACATACGGCTAGATCCTTATGCAAATGCCTTTAACGAAAGCGCCAATGGACATTGCTGGGAACAAGATGAATGCGGCATGGGACCTTGGGTATGGGAACGAAAATATGAGATTGATTCTTTATGCTTTCCAATACAGTTAGCGTGGTTATATTGGAAAACGACAGGTGATACCACTCACTTCGATAAAAATTTTAAGAATGCCATTAAAGTAATTATGCATACATGGAAGCTGGAGCAAAATCATGAGGGGAAATCTCAGTACCATTTTATTCGAAAAAATACCTTTTTTAAGGATACGTTATCGAGAGAAGGGAAAGGGGCGTTAGTAAAGCCAAATATCGGATTGACTTGGTCAGGCTTTCGTCCAAGTGATGATGCTTGTACCTATGGCTATTTAATTCCATCGAACATGTTCGCTACCGTTGTATTAAACTATGTGGAAGAGATTGCAACAGAGGTTCTAAAAGATGACAGCATAGCAAAAGAAGCTCTTCTGTTAAGAAAAGAAATCGGGGACGGAATTGAGAATTACGGTATTGTGAACACAGAGGAATTTGGCCGCATCTATGCATATGAAACAGATGGGTATGGCCAATATAATTTAATGGATGACGCGAATGTACCAAGTTTACTATCTATTCCTTATATCGGATATGTGGGAAAGGAAGAAGAGGTTGCTAATAATACAAGGCGATTTATATTAAGTCATTCAAACCCTTATTACTTTGAAGGTAAGATGTTATCAGGAATCGGAAGTGCTCATACTCTATCAAACTATGTCTGGCATATAGCGGTTGCAATGGAAGGTTTAACGAGCGAGAAAGTAGAAGATAAGCTTCAGTGTATAAACCGAATCATGAATACATTAGGTGAAGATTTGTTAATGCATGAAGGAATTTATGCGGATGATGCCGTAATATACACCAGAGAATGGTTTGCATGGGCGAACTCACTTTTTGCTGAATTGGTACTAGATTTTTGTGGTATAAAGGCAGGAATTTAA
- a CDS encoding glycoside hydrolase family 130 protein: MKNIPWEPRPVDCEDVVWRYSKNPIIHRNEIKRSNSIFNSAVVPFKDGYAGVFRCDDKRREMLLHAGFSVDGVKWNINPEPIEFQSEVEDSEPFEYGYDPRVCFIEDRYYVTWCNGYHGPTIGIAYTFDFETFHQMENIFLPYNRNGVLFPRKINGKYAILSRPSDTGHTAFGDIFYSESPDLIHWGRHRHVMAPRGWWQSTKIGAGPVPIETKEGWLLFYHGVLTSCNGYVYSFGAAMLDLNEPWKVKYRTEPYLLSPQTLYECVGDVPNVVFPCAALHEEESGRIAIYYGCADTVTGVCFTMRDELIDFMKKNSKL; encoded by the coding sequence ATGAAAAATATACCATGGGAACCAAGACCTGTTGATTGTGAGGATGTTGTTTGGAGATATTCAAAAAATCCGATTATACATAGAAATGAAATCAAAAGAAGCAATAGTATATTTAATAGTGCGGTGGTACCTTTTAAAGATGGTTATGCAGGGGTATTTAGGTGTGATGATAAAAGAAGAGAAATGTTACTCCATGCTGGATTTAGTGTAGATGGAGTGAAGTGGAATATAAATCCTGAACCAATCGAGTTTCAATCTGAAGTAGAGGATAGCGAACCATTTGAATATGGGTATGATCCAAGAGTATGTTTCATTGAAGATAGATATTATGTTACTTGGTGTAATGGATATCATGGTCCTACCATTGGAATTGCATATACCTTTGATTTTGAAACCTTTCACCAGATGGAAAATATATTTTTACCTTATAACAGGAATGGTGTTCTGTTTCCAAGAAAAATCAATGGGAAATATGCGATCTTAAGCAGACCGAGTGATACGGGACATACTGCTTTTGGTGATATTTTTTATAGTGAGTCACCGGATTTGATCCATTGGGGAAGACATCGTCACGTAATGGCACCTAGAGGTTGGTGGCAATCCACAAAAATTGGAGCCGGACCTGTACCGATTGAAACAAAAGAGGGTTGGCTACTGTTTTATCATGGTGTACTGACCTCCTGTAATGGGTATGTGTATAGCTTTGGAGCAGCAATGCTAGACCTTAATGAGCCTTGGAAAGTAAAGTATAGAACAGAACCATATTTATTATCACCACAAACATTATATGAATGCGTTGGTGATGTACCAAATGTTGTTTTCCCATGTGCAGCTTTACATGAAGAAGAAAGTGGCAGAATTGCAATTTACTATGGCTGTGCAGATACTGTTACAGGTGTATGCTTTACCATGAGGGATGAGCTAATTGATTTTATGAAAAAGAATTCCAAGCTTTAA
- a CDS encoding alpha-mannosidase yields the protein MFYTERKLERRIDELSNYRYRDVISFQELYVKEDVEKLVRPEVPTTFGDFKTMNVGETWSGRDCYLWLHKEVTVPADWDKKRVVGIFDFGNTGAGNNSGFESLLYLNEQPYQGVDVNHKEVFLKEDLVGKNVNFTFRLWSGLEGGGVPHAQEHKINRADLAYLDEKTDDLYYLSLMILDTLKNLDENNAIRSELKIHLDNAFKLIDWSYPNSEEFYQSVHEADDYLNEKIDGMDKNSLVNVKCIGHTHIDVAWLWRLKHTREKCARSFSTVLRLMEEYPDYIFLQTQPQLYEYIKNDYPEIYEGIKKRIADGQWEVDGAMWVEADCNLTSGESLTRQILLGSKFIKEEFGKDVEYLWLPDVFGYSWALPQILKKSGIDMFMTTKISWNQYNRMPHDTFNWRGIDGSEVLTHFITTPDPWSEPGSWFYTYNGKLTPKTVKGSWDAYKDKDINKDILIAYGYGDGGGGVNRDMLEQRRRLDKIPGLPNIETSTAKDYFNTLKKTVKSSDQYVHTWDGELYMEYHRGTFTSHAYNKKMNRKMEFLYRETEWLTVMAAMLSGSLHTAKQEDLTNGWKILLTNQFHDIIPGSSIKEVYDDCVVDYKQAESIANHVKEEALQLLVRESKDTYTIRNNSSWLRNDCVEIPYDGRKGNFVDEKGENLKAQLGPHSWIVYLQNVAPMGFAKVRFIEAAREEEVLPFEYSNHCIETPFYLIQLNKEGQITSIYDKENKRQVIAPGERANVLQVFEDKPMDNDAWDIDIFYQEKMREVSDLEHFEIKEIGTLRAVFSFQWKYMNSVIKQDMTLYAYSRRIDFETYVDYHEKRQLLKVAFPVDIRSTYATYDIQYGNVKRPNHWNTSWDQAKFETVAHKWVDLSEYNYGVSLLNNCKYGHDVKDNLLRLTLIKTAMHPDYLQDQGEHSFTYSLLPHKGDFVKGETEKEAFALNQKLEAIAGECVLPNNYSFVSIDNEYITIDAMKQSEDKEYLVVRFHDYSGSKNIVKLQTGFKVTEWVEADLRERPMDDTHYDSDIILEVKPYEIKTILAKGIF from the coding sequence ATGTTTTATACAGAGCGAAAATTGGAAAGAAGAATTGATGAATTAAGCAATTATCGATATAGAGATGTGATATCTTTTCAGGAGTTATATGTAAAAGAGGATGTCGAGAAATTAGTAAGACCAGAGGTACCAACAACCTTTGGCGATTTTAAGACAATGAATGTTGGTGAAACCTGGTCTGGCCGCGATTGTTATCTTTGGCTACATAAGGAAGTTACCGTACCTGCTGATTGGGATAAAAAAAGAGTGGTAGGTATTTTTGATTTCGGAAATACCGGAGCTGGTAATAATTCTGGTTTTGAATCCCTATTGTACCTAAATGAGCAACCCTATCAGGGAGTTGATGTAAATCATAAAGAAGTTTTTTTGAAGGAAGATTTGGTTGGTAAGAACGTAAACTTCACATTTCGTTTGTGGTCAGGACTTGAAGGCGGAGGAGTACCACATGCACAGGAGCACAAAATAAATCGTGCTGACTTAGCATATTTAGATGAGAAAACAGACGATTTATATTATTTATCTTTGATGATACTTGATACTTTAAAAAATCTTGATGAGAATAATGCCATTCGCAGCGAATTAAAAATTCATTTAGATAATGCCTTTAAATTAATTGACTGGTCTTATCCAAATAGCGAAGAGTTTTACCAGTCGGTGCACGAAGCGGATGATTACCTTAATGAGAAGATTGATGGTATGGATAAGAACTCTCTTGTCAATGTCAAATGCATAGGCCATACCCATATCGATGTGGCATGGTTATGGAGACTAAAGCATACAAGAGAAAAATGTGCACGTTCCTTCTCTACTGTTTTAAGATTGATGGAAGAGTATCCGGATTACATATTCCTGCAAACGCAGCCACAACTATACGAATACATCAAAAATGACTATCCTGAAATATACGAGGGTATTAAGAAGCGAATTGCCGATGGTCAATGGGAAGTTGATGGAGCCATGTGGGTGGAGGCGGATTGTAACTTAACAAGCGGAGAATCCTTAACCAGACAAATTCTTCTTGGCAGTAAATTTATCAAAGAGGAGTTCGGAAAGGATGTGGAATATCTATGGTTACCGGATGTATTCGGATATTCCTGGGCACTACCTCAAATTCTTAAAAAGTCCGGTATCGATATGTTCATGACAACGAAAATAAGCTGGAATCAATATAATCGTATGCCTCATGATACGTTTAATTGGCGCGGAATTGATGGAAGTGAAGTTCTGACACATTTTATTACTACGCCTGACCCATGGAGTGAACCCGGATCCTGGTTTTATACTTATAACGGTAAGCTTACACCAAAGACAGTAAAAGGCTCTTGGGATGCTTATAAGGATAAGGATATCAATAAGGATATTTTAATCGCCTATGGATATGGAGATGGTGGTGGCGGTGTAAATCGTGATATGCTGGAACAAAGAAGAAGACTTGATAAGATACCGGGATTACCAAACATAGAAACAAGTACTGCAAAAGACTATTTTAATACATTAAAGAAAACAGTTAAAAGCTCAGACCAATATGTTCATACTTGGGATGGGGAGCTATATATGGAATATCATCGTGGTACCTTTACCAGTCATGCTTACAATAAGAAAATGAATCGGAAAATGGAATTCTTATATCGTGAGACGGAGTGGCTGACCGTAATGGCAGCTATGCTATCAGGTTCTTTACACACAGCAAAACAAGAGGATTTAACAAACGGTTGGAAAATTCTATTAACCAACCAATTCCATGATATAATTCCTGGATCTTCGATTAAAGAAGTATATGATGATTGTGTTGTTGATTATAAGCAAGCAGAATCGATTGCAAATCACGTGAAAGAAGAAGCATTACAACTTCTTGTTCGTGAATCAAAGGATACTTATACAATACGAAACAACTCAAGCTGGCTAAGAAACGATTGTGTTGAAATACCATACGATGGCAGGAAGGGCAATTTTGTAGACGAAAAGGGTGAAAACTTAAAAGCTCAATTGGGTCCTCATAGCTGGATTGTTTATCTGCAAAATGTAGCGCCGATGGGATTTGCGAAAGTAAGATTTATAGAGGCTGCTAGGGAAGAAGAAGTCCTACCTTTTGAGTATTCTAATCATTGTATTGAGACACCTTTCTACTTGATTCAGTTAAACAAAGAGGGTCAGATTACATCGATTTATGATAAAGAAAATAAACGACAGGTAATTGCACCTGGAGAACGAGCAAATGTTCTTCAAGTTTTTGAAGATAAGCCTATGGATAATGATGCATGGGATATTGATATTTTCTATCAGGAAAAGATGAGAGAAGTAAGTGACCTAGAACACTTTGAGATAAAGGAAATAGGAACACTTAGAGCTGTATTCTCATTCCAATGGAAGTATATGAATTCTGTGATCAAACAAGATATGACCTTGTATGCATATAGCAGAAGAATTGATTTTGAAACCTATGTGGATTATCATGAAAAACGACAATTACTAAAGGTAGCCTTCCCGGTTGATATAAGATCTACCTATGCAACCTATGATATCCAATATGGTAATGTAAAACGACCAAATCATTGGAATACTAGTTGGGACCAAGCTAAGTTTGAGACTGTGGCTCACAAATGGGTAGATTTGTCCGAATATAATTATGGTGTAAGCTTACTGAATAATTGTAAGTATGGTCATGATGTAAAGGATAATTTACTTCGATTAACTTTGATTAAGACAGCGATGCATCCGGATTATTTACAAGACCAAGGCGAGCATTCTTTCACCTACTCTTTGTTACCTCATAAAGGTGATTTTGTGAAAGGAGAAACTGAGAAGGAAGCATTTGCACTCAATCAAAAATTAGAAGCGATTGCTGGCGAATGTGTTCTTCCTAATAATTATAGCTTTGTCTCCATCGATAATGAGTACATTACGATTGATGCAATGAAACAGTCAGAGGATAAAGAGTACTTAGTCGTACGCTTCCATGATTATAGTGGCTCAAAGAATATAGTTAAGTTACAGACTGGTTTTAAAGTAACAGAATGGGTTGAGGCTGATTTACGGGAAAGACCGATGGATGATACCCATTATGATTCGGATATCATTTTAGAAGTAAAACCATATGAAATTAAGACGATTTTAGCTAAGGGAATATTTTAA
- a CDS encoding ABC transporter substrate-binding protein has translation MKKILRPFSMMLVLLLLLTSLAGCGKKPENTETTKDTKVTDSGKEKPTATTPAKKDPVMLRWIQIGGEPKNYDNVLKALNEYSIEKIGVGIDFTYLDWGIWGDKVKAMLNSGEKFDIMFVGGSEYNMGVSLGAFADISELLNETPDLKSFLPEKVWTGAKISGKIYGVPTYKDSSQTQYWVWDKEIVDKYGIDYENIKTVVDLDPVLQNLQKEIKAGNIEGTNYAFTVARDGINGFLMNYERPMPALGVRFDDQNAKVVNVFEQEDIMEILNYMHKWNKEGIVNPDAATLENGPAWNIVSSGQGFPGADVSWSISRGKTTISTPFYGPIYSTDSILGSINAISSSSAYKAEALKYLELCNTDPKMRNMLAYGIEGVDYTDHGDGTITRMDNCYSPASYSQATYFILKTVAPNAPDQWTKVQEWNEHATASVLLGFAFDRSKVENQMAACDLILSRYKYELYTGTVDPKVAVPQMYEELKSAGLEDIRTEYQAQIDAWRAGK, from the coding sequence ATGAAGAAAATTTTAAGACCTTTTAGTATGATGCTAGTTTTGCTACTATTGCTAACAAGCTTAGCAGGATGCGGGAAAAAACCAGAGAACACGGAAACTACAAAAGACACAAAAGTAACTGATTCTGGCAAAGAAAAACCAACAGCAACCACGCCTGCTAAAAAAGACCCAGTAATGTTGCGTTGGATTCAAATTGGCGGTGAACCAAAGAATTATGACAATGTATTAAAAGCATTAAATGAATACTCCATTGAAAAAATTGGTGTTGGAATAGACTTTACATACCTGGATTGGGGTATCTGGGGAGATAAAGTAAAAGCTATGTTAAACTCCGGTGAAAAATTCGATATTATGTTTGTAGGTGGCAGTGAATATAATATGGGCGTTTCCTTAGGCGCTTTCGCTGATATCTCAGAGCTTTTAAATGAGACTCCAGACCTTAAATCATTCCTTCCGGAAAAAGTTTGGACCGGTGCTAAGATTAGCGGAAAAATCTATGGAGTACCTACTTACAAGGATTCTTCTCAGACACAATACTGGGTATGGGATAAAGAAATCGTTGATAAGTACGGGATTGATTACGAAAATATCAAAACAGTTGTAGACTTAGATCCTGTATTACAAAATCTTCAAAAAGAAATTAAAGCTGGTAATATTGAAGGTACAAATTATGCATTTACAGTTGCAAGAGATGGTATCAATGGATTTTTGATGAACTATGAACGTCCGATGCCAGCACTAGGTGTACGTTTTGATGACCAGAACGCCAAAGTAGTAAATGTATTCGAGCAAGAAGATATTATGGAAATCTTAAACTATATGCATAAATGGAATAAAGAAGGCATTGTAAATCCTGATGCTGCAACCTTGGAAAATGGTCCAGCTTGGAATATTGTAAGTTCAGGTCAAGGCTTCCCTGGTGCAGATGTATCTTGGTCAATCAGTCGTGGTAAGACAACGATAAGTACTCCTTTCTATGGTCCGATATACTCAACGGATAGTATTTTAGGATCAATAAATGCTATTTCTTCCAGTTCAGCATACAAAGCAGAAGCTTTGAAATATCTTGAATTATGTAATACGGATCCGAAGATGAGAAATATGCTGGCATATGGTATTGAAGGGGTAGACTATACCGATCATGGAGATGGAACAATCACTCGTATGGATAATTGCTATAGTCCTGCATCTTATTCACAAGCAACATACTTTATATTAAAAACAGTTGCACCAAATGCTCCGGATCAATGGACAAAGGTTCAAGAATGGAATGAACATGCAACAGCATCTGTATTGTTAGGCTTCGCATTTGATCGTTCCAAGGTGGAAAATCAAATGGCTGCTTGTGACCTGATTTTATCAAGATACAAATATGAGTTATATACAGGTACAGTAGATCCAAAAGTTGCAGTACCGCAAATGTATGAAGAACTAAAATCAGCAGGGTTAGAAGACATTCGTACAGAATATCAGGCACAGATTGATGCTTGGAGAGCAGGCAAATAA
- a CDS encoding ABC transporter permease, with the protein MKKQKKRNRGRWRKDDTQLTLLALPTAIWYLCFCYMPMFGIIMAFKNFRIIDSSKNFFYNLLASETVGFKNFKFLFSSGSGGLVIKLTLLYNLVFIVLGIVVPVTLSLIMSQLHSKKFAKTCQTLMFLPFFMSWVVVTYFVFAFLSPDKGLVNEMLKNFGRNPISWYREPKYWPGILIFLNTWKGMGYGMVVYLANITSIDGSLYEAAMIDGATKLQQAKYITLPMMKYVIIMMFILATGGIVRSDFGLFYQVTKASNSLYTVTETIDVFIFKMIKEQPNPNMGAAAAFLQSVIGCLLILTTNKIVKKIDNDSAII; encoded by the coding sequence ATGAAAAAACAAAAAAAAAGAAACCGAGGCCGATGGAGGAAAGATGATACCCAATTAACTCTTTTGGCTTTACCGACAGCAATTTGGTACTTATGCTTTTGTTATATGCCGATGTTTGGTATTATCATGGCTTTTAAAAATTTTAGAATCATTGATTCGTCGAAGAATTTCTTTTATAACTTACTAGCCAGCGAAACAGTAGGATTTAAGAATTTTAAATTCTTATTTTCCAGCGGTTCAGGAGGATTGGTTATAAAGCTAACATTATTATATAACCTGGTATTCATTGTACTTGGAATTGTAGTTCCGGTAACGCTATCCCTTATTATGAGCCAATTACATAGCAAAAAATTCGCAAAAACTTGTCAAACCCTTATGTTCCTTCCATTTTTTATGTCTTGGGTAGTTGTTACTTATTTTGTATTTGCTTTCTTAAGTCCAGACAAAGGGTTAGTGAATGAGATGTTAAAGAATTTCGGTCGTAATCCGATTAGTTGGTATCGTGAGCCAAAGTATTGGCCAGGTATTTTGATCTTTTTAAATACTTGGAAGGGCATGGGATATGGAATGGTAGTTTACTTAGCAAATATCACAAGTATTGATGGATCACTATATGAAGCGGCAATGATCGACGGTGCAACAAAATTACAACAGGCAAAATACATCACCCTACCTATGATGAAATACGTGATTATCATGATGTTTATTCTAGCGACCGGTGGCATTGTTCGTTCTGATTTTGGTCTATTTTATCAAGTGACAAAGGCTTCGAATTCCTTATATACAGTTACCGAAACAATTGATGTATTTATTTTCAAGATGATTAAGGAACAACCTAATCCGAACATGGGAGCAGCAGCAGCGTTCCTGCAATCAGTTATCGGATGCTTATTGATTCTGACTACCAATAAGATCGTTAAGAAAATAGATAATGATAGTGCAATTATATAG